From a single Nostoc edaphicum CCNP1411 genomic region:
- a CDS encoding response regulator transcription factor, which yields MRILVVEDDVQLAEMLMEALTDRQYVVDIAQDGEEAWDCIKVLEYDLVVLDITLPKLDGVSFCQRLRSPTSRHSLSRNITIPVLMLTARDTLGDKITGLDAGADDYMVKPFEMPELMARVRALLRRNSAATSSSDFGWGNLRLNSSTYEVTYADQPLHLTPKEFALLELMVSSGRRVLSRAGIIERIWSLDDPPSEETVKSHIKSLRYKLKDAGAADDFIETVHGLGYRLKQL from the coding sequence ATGCGGATTTTGGTAGTTGAAGATGATGTCCAGTTAGCAGAGATGCTGATGGAAGCCCTCACAGACCGTCAATATGTGGTAGATATAGCCCAAGATGGAGAGGAAGCATGGGATTGCATTAAAGTATTGGAATATGATTTAGTGGTGCTAGATATTACCTTACCCAAGTTAGATGGTGTAAGTTTTTGTCAACGGTTGCGATCGCCTACATCAAGGCATAGTTTATCGCGCAACATTACAATACCTGTACTTATGTTAACAGCACGCGATACCCTTGGTGACAAAATTACTGGGTTGGATGCTGGGGCAGATGATTATATGGTCAAACCTTTTGAAATGCCAGAGTTAATGGCTCGTGTTCGTGCCCTGTTGCGCCGCAATAGTGCCGCAACATCTTCTTCAGACTTTGGTTGGGGTAATCTGCGTTTAAATTCCAGCACTTATGAAGTTACATACGCTGACCAGCCTTTACATCTAACACCTAAAGAATTTGCTCTTTTAGAACTAATGGTTTCTAGTGGTCGGCGGGTGCTAAGTCGAGCCGGCATTATTGAGCGCATTTGGTCACTTGATGACCCTCCAAGCGAAGAAACTGTTAAGTCTCACATTAAGAGTTTACGGTATAAACTTAAAGACGCAGGTGCTGCCGATGATTTTATTGAGACAGTTCATGGATTGGGTTATCGCTTAAAGCAGCTTTAG